cttgtaaagaataaaaataaaaaacaaaaacctaatattaatatttacaatgtgAATATTGAATGACGTgcaaaaatgatttttcaaattagtATTCAATACACgcaaaataatcattatagtccattgaaatgttacatttttaggCCTTACCTACCTTGCGTAttttagaggacgcaattttattttttgctgtGTAGTACTGCAGTTTCAGTATAAAACTAGTTTGTGGGGTCGTCACCCTTGTCCCGCGACCGCCATCTTATTATCAAAATAAGGGTTGAATTGGTTTTTACGATATATCTCGTAAAAACcatctgataaaaaaaaattgttaatatttttttagcaaaTTAAATTGTCTACATCTTTGGTTcagtaataattaatgttaacgGTTTTTAGCTTTACACTGACCCCCCTACCtacacagcaaaaaaataaaattgcgtcctctaaaaaCGCTACCCCAAATATAACTTTTCAATGGactaaataaacaacaaatcaattgacaaaatgtcatcttacgtaggtacttatttgACTTGAAGATTAATTtctaataatatctaatatcaatgtataaaataatttacagtaatataatattactgaaCAATAGGTAAagtggtttgtttgtttgcttgtttgtagTCAATAGGCACTCCGACACTCCGggactaattttaaattttaattttaaaagttctttcactTATGGAAACCtaaattatcagcgagtaatgaAGACAATATTTATTCCCCCGCCCTCCTTCGACCATTCTCACGGTAACAAAACTTACGTGGGTGAAACCCAGTATAAAATCGATGTAATAGCCTGTCCCATTAATCTATCTGCGTGCAAAAATCGTATGAAAATTGGTCCATTGGATTTTGAATGACGCAACTCGTCGGGACAGACTGTATCAAGAGTGGGTACAATACAACAATACTCggacggggcggggatcgattCATCACCCCTCGGTGCCAGCTTTTACGCTCTGACTTCTGAATTGGCCAATTTCATCAAATagtatgatataaaaatatttatagactTGTCAaatagtatgaaataaaaatataacgccAGTCTTAAAATATAGGGTAATTTTTCGATTACTGGTAACACCAGATAATCTATGTACTTTGTTGTTGTCCCATATCGGGAAACTCCTAATAGCTACTCCATACCATTCTCCCTCCAcgactattaaaatattatataatagtagCATGTACGGCTTATATGTCTATGGCCGGCtgtaattatttcaataatctgtggtaaaatattaggtaattaaataaGCTATAATTCAAAGCTCTAAAAGCcagcttataaaaaaatataaacagtcAGTGTCACTGTCATTTCTTAATGTCACATGTCATTTTCACTGTCATTTTGTGTGCATGGCGGTTATTTAAtggtttgtttgtaattttttattagtttaattataaaatttatgaattaaagTAAACTGTACAATCTGTTCCAAAATATGGAATCTGGAGAAACTTTCTTATCATGTGCTGTGACGGTAGAGTGGATGACCGCACAGGGGTCTATTAGTAGAAAAGTTAATTACAAAACCGCTTCCCTCAGATTAATTCGAAATGAGTTTCGCGAAATGTTTATAGAGATAACAAGTGAAAAAAACACGCCAATTCGGCTagcgataaaaaatattaatgttttcaAAAAGTTTATGGCGGAGGGCAAATCGAGCATAAAATTTCAGGACACCGGTTGTACTTTGTTCATATCGAATGCTCCTCCAACCAATTTAGTATCGTTTCTACGAACAATATTCATTAAGATTACCGGTGACAAAGATGAAGTAGACAATCGTACCCCTATGAAAAAGACTATGCGAGCTAAACTATTGAGTGGAAAAGCTCAAGCATTTGAAGACATCAGTCCTGTAACCGTGGCAGATGTGTGTaaggctaaaaataaaattagtaaagCTACAACGACCACACCATCTCCGCCTTCAAAAAAGCGTAAACTAGATGAAGTTGGCAGAGGGCCAGCTCCAAAGAAACTGTACTCTCCATCACCCCTGACGTCCACTAACAGTTTAAATGTAGAACAACAAAGAGTCTTAGAAGCTTGCCTCAGTGGCAAGAATATTTTCTTCACAGGGTCTGCAGGCACTGGGAAGAGTTTTCTTTTGAAGAGAATAGTAGCAGCTCTGCCACCAGATGTTACTATGCCCACAGCATCTACTGGGGTTGCAGCTTGTCatattggtatattttttttcattctttacataTCAGCCCTTGAattcagtctcacctgatggtgagtgatgatgcaatctaagatgaaaaaagtctaacttgttaggatgaggatgaaaatccccacctctttcggtttctacacatcatacTCGAAAACTAAATTGCTTTGCTTTCCTTTGCTGGTAGGATGGTAATTAGCCATGGCTAAagcccatcagccagacctggaccaactaagacAATTGAATTGAGttgaattgaattgattgaGGTTGTAAATTGCGGTTGGAATCATGTGGCTTCTTACTGGACCATTAATTTGCTTGGCCAGTATGTCTTTGCCAGAatggtggtaactatccacgacATGCCTATCATATCTTGCAGGGCACATGGTGaatgtttaaaaatgttttatttccaGGTGGAACCACTCTTCATGCATTTGCTGGTATTGGAGATGGCAGCGCATCAGTAGAAACGTTGTGTGAACGAGCTACCAAGATACCATTGGTTGCACAAAAATGGAGAAAATGTAAACATCTTATAATAGATGAAATATCTATGGTTGATGGAACTTATTTTGAGGTTTGTCTCTCATTgctaatttagaaataatatttggTTTGGTTTGAGTTAACATtgaatactaattaaaatagtGTGATATGTGTTCCCACACACTAGTGTGGGAATaaattttttgtacattttgagGCTGGAGTACTGCTTgaagcaaataataattatttttcatatattttagaAATTGGAAGCAGTTGCAAGATTTGTCAGAAAGAATGATAAACCATTTGGTGGCATTCAACTTATCCTCTGTGGTGACTTCCTCCAACTCCCACCAGTTGTAGATAAAGGAAAATCAACAAAAAGGTTTTGCTTCCAAACTTCATGTTGGGAGAAATGCATTGAACtatgttttgaattaaaagaaGTTCACAGGCAAACTGATCAAGAATTTATATCAATTCTCAACAGTATTAGAATAGGCAGAGTGACAAAAGAGATTAGTGAAAGACTTCTGAAGACCGCTTCTCAGAAAATAGAAAGTGATGGAATCCTGGCTACAAGACTGTGCTCTCATACCAATGACTCTAAAATgattaataattcaaaattgcAGGATTTAAAAGGGGAAGAGAAACTATTCTCAGCTCAAGATAGTGATAATGCCACTTCTACTCTTGATATGCAAACAATTGCTCCATCAAAGTTGCTACTAAAATTAGGTGCCCAAGTTATGTTACTAAAAAATATCAATGTCAATGCAGGTTTAGTGAATGGGGCCAGAGGAGTAGTGGTAAGATTTGAAGAAGGATTTCCTGTTGTTagatttaagaataaaaaagagtACACAGCGAGAACTGAAAGGTGGTATGTTAAACATTCTAATGGCACTTTGCTCTGTCGCAGACAAGTACCACTTAACTTGGCGTGGGCATTTTCCATACACAAATCCCAAGGACTGACGTTGGATTGTGTAGAAATGTCTCTAGCTAAAATATTTGAAGCAGGACAAGCTTATGTAGCTCTAAGCAGAGCCCAAAGTTTAGATACATTGAGAGTTCTAGATTTTGATTCACGTCATGTATGGGCTAACACTGACGTTTTAGAATTT
This window of the Bicyclus anynana chromosome 19, ilBicAnyn1.1, whole genome shotgun sequence genome carries:
- the LOC112048871 gene encoding ATP-dependent DNA helicase PIF1, with product MESGETFLSCAVTVEWMTAQGSISRKVNYKTASLRLIRNEFREMFIEITSEKNTPIRLAIKNINVFKKFMAEGKSSIKFQDTGCTLFISNAPPTNLVSFLRTIFIKITGDKDEVDNRTPMKKTMRAKLLSGKAQAFEDISPVTVADVCKAKNKISKATTTTPSPPSKKRKLDEVGRGPAPKKLYSPSPLTSTNSLNVEQQRVLEACLSGKNIFFTGSAGTGKSFLLKRIVAALPPDVTMPTASTGVAACHIGGTTLHAFAGIGDGSASVETLCERATKIPLVAQKWRKCKHLIIDEISMVDGTYFEKLEAVARFVRKNDKPFGGIQLILCGDFLQLPPVVDKGKSTKRFCFQTSCWEKCIELCFELKEVHRQTDQEFISILNSIRIGRVTKEISERLLKTASQKIESDGILATRLCSHTNDSKMINNSKLQDLKGEEKLFSAQDSDNATSTLDMQTIAPSKLLLKLGAQVMLLKNINVNAGLVNGARGVVVRFEEGFPVVRFKNKKEYTARTERWYVKHSNGTLLCRRQVPLNLAWAFSIHKSQGLTLDCVEMSLAKIFEAGQAYVALSRAQSLDTLRVLDFDSRHVWANTDVLEFYQRFRRRLQQMEIIPLGRHLSDKSNKKVKLREILEKKLRQK